The following are encoded together in the Oncorhynchus nerka isolate Pitt River linkage group LG25, Oner_Uvic_2.0, whole genome shotgun sequence genome:
- the LOC115109282 gene encoding DET1 homolog isoform X1 encodes MEDDSPTLKPRRIQNQNVVHRLERRRIFSGRAGAHWYRVRCFHQNLFPNFTVVNVEKPPCFLRKFSPDGRCFIAFSSDQTSLEIYEYQGCQAAEDLLLGQDGETLANGNDQRSLNIRGRLFERFFSLLHVTNVASNGEHLNRECSLFTDDCRYVIVGSAVYVPEEPSPHFFEVYRNNESVTPNPRSPLEDYSLHIIDLHTGRLCDTRSFKCDKIILSHNQGLYLYRNILAVLSVQQQTIHVFQVTSEGTFLDVRTIGRFCYEDDLLTLSAVYTEARAEGQPGFSRLYKEKTINSLKHRLLVYLWRRAEQDGSATAKRRFFQFFDQLRQLRMWKMQLLDEHHLFIKYTSEDVVTLRVTDPSQPSFFVVYNMVSTEVMAVFENTSDKLLELFENFCDLFRNATLHSEAVQFPCSASSNNFARQVQRRFKDTIVNAKYGGHTEAVRRLLGQLPISAQSYSSSPYLDLSLFSYDDKWVSVMERPKTCGDHPIRFYARDSGLLKFKIQAGLLGRPINHAVRRLVAFTFHPFEPFAISVQRTNAEYVVNFHMRHVCV; translated from the exons ATGGAAGATGATTCCCCAACCCTGAAACCCAGGCGCATCCAGAACCAGAATGTAGTCCATCGACTGGAGCGGCGGCGGATCTTCTCTGGACGGGCTGGAGCCCACTGGTACCGCGTGCGCTGCTTCCACCAGAACCTTTTCCCCAACTTCACTGTGGTCAACGTAGAGAAGCCTCCCTGCTTCCTCCGCAAGTTCTCCCCAGATGGACGCTGCTTCATAGCCTTCTCCTCTGACCAGACCTCCCTGGAGATCTATGAGTACCAGGGCTGCCAGGCGGCTGAGGATCTGCTGCTGGGGCAGGATGGGGAGACCCTGGCCAATGGCAATGACCAACGCTCCCTCAACATCCGCGGCCGCCTCTTTGAACGCTTTTTTTCATTACTGCACGTCACTAATGTGGCCTCCAATGGAGAGCACCTGAACCGAGAGTGCAGCCTATTCACTGATGACTGTCGCTATGTGATCGTGGGCTCAGCGGTCTATGTGCCTGAGGAGCCCTCTCCACACTTCTTTGAGGTGTACCGCAACAATGAGTCTGTGACTCCCAACCCCCGCTCTCCACTGGAGGACTACTCACTGCACATCATTGACCTGCACACTGGCCGGCTTTGTGACACCAGGTCCTTCAAGTGTGACAAGATCATCCTCTCGCACAACCAGGGACTCTACCTCTACCGTAACATACTGGCTGTTCTTTCTGTTCAGCAGCAGACAATCCATGTCTTTCAG GTGACATCAGAGGGGACGTTCCTGGACGTGCGAACCATTGGTCGGTTCTGCTACGAAGACGACCTCCTCACTCTGTCTGCGGTGTATACTGAGGCCCGGGCCGAGGGCCAGCCAGGCTTCTCCCGCCTCTACAAGGAGAAGACCATCAACTCCCTGAAGCACAGACTACTGGTCTACCTGTGGAGACGGGCTGAGCAGGACGGCAGCGCCACCGCCAAGCGACGCTTCTTCCAGTTCTTTGACCAGCTGAGACAGCTGAGGATGTGGAAGATGCAGCTACTAGATGAGCACCACCTCTTCATCAAATATACCAGTGAGGACGTGGTCACCCTGCGAGTCACTGACCCCTCTCAG CCCTCGTTCTTTGTAGTGTACAACATGGTGAGCACAGAGGTGATGGCAGTCTTTGAGAACACCTCTGACAAACTGCTGGAGCTGTTTGAGAACTTCTGTGACCTGTTCCGGAACGCCACACTCCACAGTGAAGCTGTTCAGTTCCCCTGCTCTGCCTCCAGCAACAACTTTGCACGGCAGGTCCAGAGAAG GTTCAAAGACACCATAGTGAATGCAAAGTATGGCGGTCACACTGAGGCTGTGAGGAGGCTGCTGGGACAGCTGCCCATTAGTGCTCAGTCCTACAGCAGCAGCCCCTACCTCGATCTTTCTCTCTTCAGCTACGACGACAAGTGGGTGTCTGTGATGGAACGGCCCAAAACATGTGGAGACCACCCCATCAG GTTTTACGCTCGGGACTCTGGCTTGCTGAAGTTCAAGATCCAGGCAGGCCTCCTGGGCCGGCCCATTAACCATGCCGTCCGGCGGCTGGTGGCCTTCACATTCCACCCCTTTGAGCCGTTCGCCATCTCAGTACAGAGGACCAACGCTGAGTATGTGGTGAATTTCCACATGCGTCATGTCTGTGTATGA
- the LOC115109282 gene encoding DET1 homolog isoform X2: MEDDSPTLKPRRIQNQNVVHRLERRRIFSGRAGAHWYRVRCFHQNLFPNFTVVNVEKPPCFLRKFSPDGRCFIAFSSDQTSLEIYEYQGCQAAEDLLLGQDGETLANGNDQRSLNIRGRLFERFFSLLHVTNVASNGEHLNRECSLFTDDCRYVIVGSAVYVPEEPSPHFFEVYRNNESVTPNPRSPLEDYSLHIIDLHTGRLCDTRSFKCDKIILSHNQGLYLYRNILAVLSVQQQTIHVFQVTSEGTFLDVRTIGRFCYEDDLLTLSAVYTEARAEGQPGFSRLYKEKTINSLKHRLLVYLWRRAEQDGSATAKRRFFQFFDQLRQLRMWKMQLLDEHHLFIKYTSEDVVTLRVTDPSQPSFFVVYNMVSTEVMAVFENTSDKLLELFENFCDLFRNATLHSEAVQFPCSASSNNFARQVQRRFKDTIVNAKYGGHTEAVRRLLGQLPISAQSYSSSPYLDLSLFSYDDKWVSVMERPKTCGDHPIRPFPETFSLTSPRSSTHP; encoded by the exons ATGGAAGATGATTCCCCAACCCTGAAACCCAGGCGCATCCAGAACCAGAATGTAGTCCATCGACTGGAGCGGCGGCGGATCTTCTCTGGACGGGCTGGAGCCCACTGGTACCGCGTGCGCTGCTTCCACCAGAACCTTTTCCCCAACTTCACTGTGGTCAACGTAGAGAAGCCTCCCTGCTTCCTCCGCAAGTTCTCCCCAGATGGACGCTGCTTCATAGCCTTCTCCTCTGACCAGACCTCCCTGGAGATCTATGAGTACCAGGGCTGCCAGGCGGCTGAGGATCTGCTGCTGGGGCAGGATGGGGAGACCCTGGCCAATGGCAATGACCAACGCTCCCTCAACATCCGCGGCCGCCTCTTTGAACGCTTTTTTTCATTACTGCACGTCACTAATGTGGCCTCCAATGGAGAGCACCTGAACCGAGAGTGCAGCCTATTCACTGATGACTGTCGCTATGTGATCGTGGGCTCAGCGGTCTATGTGCCTGAGGAGCCCTCTCCACACTTCTTTGAGGTGTACCGCAACAATGAGTCTGTGACTCCCAACCCCCGCTCTCCACTGGAGGACTACTCACTGCACATCATTGACCTGCACACTGGCCGGCTTTGTGACACCAGGTCCTTCAAGTGTGACAAGATCATCCTCTCGCACAACCAGGGACTCTACCTCTACCGTAACATACTGGCTGTTCTTTCTGTTCAGCAGCAGACAATCCATGTCTTTCAG GTGACATCAGAGGGGACGTTCCTGGACGTGCGAACCATTGGTCGGTTCTGCTACGAAGACGACCTCCTCACTCTGTCTGCGGTGTATACTGAGGCCCGGGCCGAGGGCCAGCCAGGCTTCTCCCGCCTCTACAAGGAGAAGACCATCAACTCCCTGAAGCACAGACTACTGGTCTACCTGTGGAGACGGGCTGAGCAGGACGGCAGCGCCACCGCCAAGCGACGCTTCTTCCAGTTCTTTGACCAGCTGAGACAGCTGAGGATGTGGAAGATGCAGCTACTAGATGAGCACCACCTCTTCATCAAATATACCAGTGAGGACGTGGTCACCCTGCGAGTCACTGACCCCTCTCAG CCCTCGTTCTTTGTAGTGTACAACATGGTGAGCACAGAGGTGATGGCAGTCTTTGAGAACACCTCTGACAAACTGCTGGAGCTGTTTGAGAACTTCTGTGACCTGTTCCGGAACGCCACACTCCACAGTGAAGCTGTTCAGTTCCCCTGCTCTGCCTCCAGCAACAACTTTGCACGGCAGGTCCAGAGAAG GTTCAAAGACACCATAGTGAATGCAAAGTATGGCGGTCACACTGAGGCTGTGAGGAGGCTGCTGGGACAGCTGCCCATTAGTGCTCAGTCCTACAGCAGCAGCCCCTACCTCGATCTTTCTCTCTTCAGCTACGACGACAAGTGGGTGTCTGTGATGGAACGGCCCAAAACATGTGGAGACCACCCCATCAG accatttccggagaccttctcccttacctcacctcgctcatcaactcatccctga
- the LOC115109282 gene encoding DET1 homolog isoform X3, translated as MEDDSPTLKPRRIQNQNVVHRLERRRIFSGRAGAHWYRVRCFHQNLFPNFTVVNVEKPPCFLRKFSPDGRCFIAFSSDQTSLEIYEYQGCQAAEDLLLGQDGETLANGNDQRSLNIRGRLFERFFSLLHVTNVASNGEHLNRECSLFTDDCRYVIVGSAVYVPEEPSPHFFEVYRNNESVTPNPRSPLEDYSLHIIDLHTGRLCDTRSFKCDKIILSHNQGLYLYRNILAVLSVQQQTIHVFQVTSEGTFLDVRTIGRFCYEDDLLTLSAVYTEARAEGQPGFSRLYKEKTINSLKHRLLVYLWRRAEQDGSATAKRRFFQFFDQLRQLRMWKMQLLDEHHLFIKYTSEDVVTLRVTDPSQPSFFVVYNMVSTEVMAVFENTSDKLLELFENFCDLFRNATLHSEAVQFPCSASSNNFARQVQRRFKDTIVNAKYGGHTEAVRRLLGQLPISAQSYSSSPYLDLSLFSYDDKWVSVMERPKTCGDHPIR; from the exons ATGGAAGATGATTCCCCAACCCTGAAACCCAGGCGCATCCAGAACCAGAATGTAGTCCATCGACTGGAGCGGCGGCGGATCTTCTCTGGACGGGCTGGAGCCCACTGGTACCGCGTGCGCTGCTTCCACCAGAACCTTTTCCCCAACTTCACTGTGGTCAACGTAGAGAAGCCTCCCTGCTTCCTCCGCAAGTTCTCCCCAGATGGACGCTGCTTCATAGCCTTCTCCTCTGACCAGACCTCCCTGGAGATCTATGAGTACCAGGGCTGCCAGGCGGCTGAGGATCTGCTGCTGGGGCAGGATGGGGAGACCCTGGCCAATGGCAATGACCAACGCTCCCTCAACATCCGCGGCCGCCTCTTTGAACGCTTTTTTTCATTACTGCACGTCACTAATGTGGCCTCCAATGGAGAGCACCTGAACCGAGAGTGCAGCCTATTCACTGATGACTGTCGCTATGTGATCGTGGGCTCAGCGGTCTATGTGCCTGAGGAGCCCTCTCCACACTTCTTTGAGGTGTACCGCAACAATGAGTCTGTGACTCCCAACCCCCGCTCTCCACTGGAGGACTACTCACTGCACATCATTGACCTGCACACTGGCCGGCTTTGTGACACCAGGTCCTTCAAGTGTGACAAGATCATCCTCTCGCACAACCAGGGACTCTACCTCTACCGTAACATACTGGCTGTTCTTTCTGTTCAGCAGCAGACAATCCATGTCTTTCAG GTGACATCAGAGGGGACGTTCCTGGACGTGCGAACCATTGGTCGGTTCTGCTACGAAGACGACCTCCTCACTCTGTCTGCGGTGTATACTGAGGCCCGGGCCGAGGGCCAGCCAGGCTTCTCCCGCCTCTACAAGGAGAAGACCATCAACTCCCTGAAGCACAGACTACTGGTCTACCTGTGGAGACGGGCTGAGCAGGACGGCAGCGCCACCGCCAAGCGACGCTTCTTCCAGTTCTTTGACCAGCTGAGACAGCTGAGGATGTGGAAGATGCAGCTACTAGATGAGCACCACCTCTTCATCAAATATACCAGTGAGGACGTGGTCACCCTGCGAGTCACTGACCCCTCTCAG CCCTCGTTCTTTGTAGTGTACAACATGGTGAGCACAGAGGTGATGGCAGTCTTTGAGAACACCTCTGACAAACTGCTGGAGCTGTTTGAGAACTTCTGTGACCTGTTCCGGAACGCCACACTCCACAGTGAAGCTGTTCAGTTCCCCTGCTCTGCCTCCAGCAACAACTTTGCACGGCAGGTCCAGAGAAG GTTCAAAGACACCATAGTGAATGCAAAGTATGGCGGTCACACTGAGGCTGTGAGGAGGCTGCTGGGACAGCTGCCCATTAGTGCTCAGTCCTACAGCAGCAGCCCCTACCTCGATCTTTCTCTCTTCAGCTACGACGACAAGTGGGTGTCTGTGATGGAACGGCCCAAAACATGTGGAGACCACCCCATCAG atga